CCTATGGTTTTAGGGTTCAGAGTGGAAAGAGAAAGCTGAAAATCTTGAAGTGGAACTTCAGCAATGTTACAAAGCTCAAGCACGACTGTCGGAGCAGCTTGTGGTGGAAGTAGCTGAATCTAGAGCATCAAAATCTTTAGTTCAAGAGAAGGAAAGTATCATTACTGACCTTCAGATCGAGCTAAACCAATCAAGGTGTTATTCTCATCCTCCTAAATCATTGCCATCCTAAATTATACTCTTACCTTTGCCCataaaaaaacatgaaaagtaaaaagaaaaaaagaagggacAGAAATAAAATAACACACTAGGGATTGGTTAGAAATTTTAGTAATATGACATGTTACCAATTGCTGATGCTATTTCAAGCTTCTGAATGAACCTTCATGTTTAAGATTATAACATGTAATCTTAGTTTCTCAATTCAACAAATAATGTTTACTTTGGATGTCATAAGATGAGCTCAGCAAGTTTACTTTGGATGCCCGGATGGTGTGTAACTGCTCTATTACTTTCTTTGATGGGTGTGCTACAGGGATGAATGTTCTCGTTTAACTGAAATTCTCACTGAAAAGACTAAAGCTTTGGAGTTGCTTATGGGTGAGCACCAGGACCTTAAAGCACAACTTGAAGCAATGACTCTGAGAGCAAACAATGCTGAGGCAGAAAATAAAACGCTGGTTGATCGCTGGATGCTGCAGAAGATGCAGGATGCGGAGCGCCTTAACGAGGTATTGAGTAATTCCCACTGCTTATCCTTTGTGTGCTCTCCTATTTGTGGTTCTTTTTTTAACCTCTGATTGTTCATAATAAAATGAGTGTTCATCAGGCCTCGATACTGTAAGAGAGCTAAGATGCATGCTTTTGTTGCAGTAAACTGTGTTTTATTTACTAATGGTATCCCCAATTCAAAAAAACCTTCATTAAGTTAGGGTTGTCATCATGGAGATTTCCCTACACTTGATATAACCCTCAACCTTGTTCTTACTTCCTTCAACTATTGTTCTTGTTGCCCATCCATGTGGCacgttttttttaaaattggtgGTATCTGGGTTAGCTTGTGTGCACTTGAGTATTCCACCAGGTACTTGCTATCTCCCACCAACACAGGTATCGGGTAATTCTGCCCGCCAAGGCTTAGGTAGATGAGAAGAAGTCACCTAATGTTTTTTTATCTCTGCTAGGAAGTGAACTTTGGTCTCCTCTCATTgtcacccacttcattgaccgcTAGCCACACTCCTTGGTCCCATCCATGTGGCACATTCTATTTTTTGAGAGTTCACGATGAAGAACTACCACTAACTTTAGAAGCTTATTTTTTAGTGTAATCTACTGCTTTTGGGATGTGGACAGACGAACGACCTAAAGCTACCCTAGGATAAAGAAGTATCATATTTTATGAtcgttcaaattgtaatttcttGTGGTTTTCTGAATATTCTGAAAGAAAGCACATGCTCAATATTTTACTTTCACTCATACTGGAGTGGCTGGTGGTGATGGATTTCATTTCTGGGGTATCTCCAGTATTTACATTTCATAATGATTTTTTCATGTCAATGACGAGTAAAGTTTCTGAAATCTGGAAATAAACTGCTAGCGAGAATTATTATTGGTTGGTCAACATGTATTTATTCAAGGAATGGTAGACGGTATCTTTGCATTTCTATTGCGAATAGGGCTTAGCAACTGTTTTGCAGTAGTCTGCTAAAACTTTTAATCAAATTAGTCCGCTGCCAAAAATAGGATGCGAGCTCCATCTGTTAACAAGTTATTCTACTGCAAATCTACCTGTAATCTgaacaaaactcaaatctttgaCAAGTTGGGCTAATCCGTTGGAACTACcgatgatcatttttccatttctCGTAATAGAATAGTATGTTCGGGTAACTACGTTTTCAGTCTGGATTCTTGTATGTTTTACAATGATTTACCTATGGATAGGTTCTCTTGCATTTACTTATTTGTTACCTTTTGTGGTGCTAGGCTAATGCTCTCTATGAAGATATGCTGGATAAGGTCAAGGCCACCAGTATAGAGAAACTTGCTCGTCAACAAGTAGATGGTGTGGTCCGCCAAAGTGAAGATGGTGCAGACTTTTATGCGGAGTCTTCCCTTCCTAGTATATGCAAGCAAAGAATCCCCGCCCATGATGGTGGATGTGCCGCGATTCTTTTTGAGTACAACTCCAGTAAATTGATAAGCAGTGGGCAGGACAGGGCAATTAAAATGTGGGATACTACAAGTGGATCATTAAGCAACAGTCTTTATGGTTCCCTGGGTTCTGTCCTTGATCTTTCCATTACACATGATAACAAACTCATCATAGCAGCAAGTAGTTCAAATAACTTGTATGTGTGGGATGCAAATTCAGGCAGGATACGACATACTCTTACTGGGCATATAGACAAAGTTTGTGCTGTAGATGTGAGCAAATTTTCAAGTCGCTATGTGGTGAGTGCTGCATATGATCGTACCATAAAAGTTTGGGATCTGCAGAAGGGTTACTGTACTAACACTATTATCTTCCACAGTAACTGTAACAGCCTTTCGTTTAGCATGGATGGCCTGACCATTTGTTCCGGTCATGTAGATGGGAGTCTTAGATTATGGGATATTCAGACAGGGAAGCTTCTGAGTGAAGTTGCTGCACATTCACAGGCTATTACATCAGTTTCAGTCTCTCGAAATGGAAATGTAATATTAACCAGCGGGAGAGACAACGTGCACAATCTCTTTGATATTCGTACCCTTGAAATTTGTGGCACTTTCAGAGCGAATGAGAACCGAGTTGCATCTAATTGGAGTCGATCCTGTATCAGTCCAGATGATAGTTATGTTGCTGCTGGTTCTGTTGATGGATCTGTTCATATTTGGTCAGTATCAAACGCTAGAATGGTAAGCACTTTGAAAGAACACACAGCCCCTGTTCTATGTTGTTCATGGAGTGGTCTTGGTAAACCTCTGGCTACCTCGGATAAGAGTGGAATCATATGTATTTGGTCATAGTATCACTTCAAAGTTCGGAATGCTCTAGTGTTTCGAGTAGCGACAAGGTTGTTCAACCGTTATAGATTGCTCAGTAATTCAGCTTTCAGTCCGGATCTTGAGTGTGTCAGTGTTGATTTTAGATGTGAAAGCTCAATTTAAGACATCATATTGACCGTGAAGCCATAAATGGGTATCCTCCATCcgaagatcatgccaaaaggctGATATTGTAAATACATTAAGCTTCTAAGCTGAAAAAGTAGAAATCTTCAATTGATATTGATTGGAAAGTAGATATTGATTGTGAAAAGTACATTATTCATGGAACAATAAGGTGGCCTTTCGTGGTGATAATTTTCATGTGTATATTTTGTGCTCAGAAGTTTGGCTGTTAAGCTTAAAGTGTTGCTTGTAGTTGGCGTGACAAAATTAGCCCATTCAAATATGATTGGGCGGGTGGGTCAATTTGGACACATCCCAAGCCAATTCATCTAAAAGTTGGGCTGATTTGGGCTAAATACGTTGAAAATAGCACGGGTTGgccagttttcggattgataattgaaaaatcgcCAACGTTTAcaaaatcattgaaaaatagccactattttgctgcaacacggaaagttccagcataatatactggagattgatgtACTTGTGTacgaacttccagcatattatgctggaactccaacacacggaaagttccagcataatatactggagattggagcacctgtgtatgaatttccaggatattatgctggaatattttctagattttgaatagtgtttttgttcagatttatctttaaatgaaaagtggctaaatttcgattacttttgaaactgtggctatttttcaattaccacctatttttgaatttcacccggTCCATATTGACCCATAAaagaacttgtcaaaatattctTATTCAActtttttataaagaaaaaacGCTTTATTAGTTTTGTTTGGTGATTAAacaaattttaagaaaattaacaaacaaataaaaagtTTGTTAGAGTTGGGGGTTAGATTATGATCTATTAATTAGCACATTTTAATTTAATCCATCTCTGTCTAAGTAACGTTTGGATGGGTTAATAATTCAGGCCATTTTGATCCGCCAAATTTCAGTCCAATCAACTCATTTGTTGTTTTATCGTAACTAATTCCAGAATTATCTAATAATTAATTTCATTGTATACAGGTAGaatctaattattaaaatatgtaaTATTTCTCAAAATTAACTAATAGAGCATCAAAAAATGTTAAACTTACTTAAAAATTGAATATTTTAGCAATTAATGAAGAGTATCGTTCATAACAAAAATGCATTATGATATGTAAAACGTAAGAGTTGAGTCTCTCTAAAAGGAGTACGAATCAAATTGCTGAAGAATCTTTTAGCATCAAAGTTACAAGCTTCTTTCAACTAATTAGGAAGAAAGATGAGTCATAATCACTTAAATTAATGTTTGATGCTGTCATGCAGTTGATTGGATAGAGATAGGATGCAACATGACAGATTGATTATGTTTGAAAGCTTAGAATATAGGCAATTACTGAAAGTTTAAATTCTATATACTTGAGACAAGTGAAAAGTATTTATATAAATTAAGTCGTGATTATAGATAAATTTTAATAATAAGTTATTGATCGTGTAAAAAAATATTTACGCTGTCCGTGCATACAAAATAACAGACATTATACTATCTAGCTATTAGTATCTTTTTGAGAAGCAACACTGACATATATAGATGAGGTGTAACATGTTTACAGGGTGCCGTTGCTTCACAAATTTGCCTAAAAATAACAATGTTAAGCCGCGTACTACTTTATACGCAACAATAGGCATGCAATGCAAGCAAAGTTTTCCTCCTTTCCTCTGTGAGTGTGACCCCTCATTCGCCAGTTTCATCCTCCAGTTTTTGTGCTATTCTTTCCCTCTTAGTTTTCCTTTTCGAAATATGAAAAGTTAGTGGATATAGCCCAAAATAAATTAAAAGGCCTCAAATCCTCAGTTACATGATGTAAACTAACAGAAAATGCACTTGCATTGCATGTTCTACTTAATCATTTATCAAAaatataattaagaatagttaCAGCCAAGTAAAATAATTAACGCAATAAAACAAATACCTATATTACGCAGACTCTCCATTCTCCAAAAtacgatcctccaaaaatacactacttttAGAGGATTCGACACGCACCCATAGATATATTTGAAGAGTCCAAGCAACATAGAGAAATACTAGTTTGCAGGTAAAGTAACACGTAATGAAGGAAAACTTTCTCCATAGTTTCATATGTCCAATAATAGCGAGCCAAACGCAACCGAGGTTTATATAATCTCTTTTGTTTTGATATGTCGAAATATTCGAATTCTTGTGTTTAATGAgtttaattttattgaattaatcGAATTTGAATCTTAATTACTATTTTATTGGTTAAATTATATTTTCAACTattatttatattctttttccTTATTACATACAGAGCCACATTGTTTTAGTTAAATGAGAAGAAAAAATTTGCTTATAAATTGGTGTAGTGTTGCACAAAGCGTTAGAGGGAGCTGCCACATGGGCTAATTAAAGACATAACTCTTGCCACAAGAAACTATACTTTTTAGCCGACCTTTTCATATTTCCTTCAAGAAAAAGGAacttttccaaaaagaaaataaatctcACTAATTTCAGTTATCACATAAAGTAGTTATGGTTACACACATTCTTATTCTCCAAACTTGCTACAAAACGACGAGTCTCTAACAATATAACTAACGTTCGTCATTCGCTTTTAATATCAACACGTTAACTTGTTCAACTTGCAAACTCTTTTTCACCTTTTCTAACATACAGCATAAGCTATTCATAACTGCTCACTGCCTAATTGAGATTTGAGACTCGCATTTCTCTCCTTTATTTGTTAAAAAGTTTTTCGAGTCCGTAAAACCCAAAACCACACTTATAAAATACGTTGCTTGTGTAGGCAAAGTGTGTATACCCATTGCTTCATCTCCATAATTCTACTATCTCGACTTCTTCCTCTATTATTGTTGAGTGTTGCTTATTCCCATAAGGAATCCATCACTTCTTTCATTTATAATCATCATTTGTACCGCTATCTCCTTGAATACTCTTCTATAAAAAGCCTTGTCATAGTCCCTTAATTCCATCTTGAGTCAAGTtttaaacatgaagaaattaTTACTACTTCTTTTCGCTTTAGCTTTGGTACTTAGGCTTGGTGAGAGTTTCGATTTCCACGAAAAGGAGTTAGAGACTGAGGAAAAATTGTGGGAGTTGTATGAGAGATGGAGAAGCCATCACACTGTATCGAGGAGCCTTGACGAGAAAGACAAGAGGTTCAATGTGTTCAAGGCTAATGTACACTATGTTCACAACTTCAACAAGAAGGATAAGCCTTATAAGTTGAAACTGAACAAGTTTGCAGACATGACTAACCATGAATTCAGACACCATTATGCTGGTTCCAAGATTAAGCACCACCGTACTTTTCTAGGAGCTTCACGAGCAAATGGAACTTTCATGTATGCTCACGAGGATAGTGTCCCTCCCACTGTTGACTGGAGGAAGAAGGGTGCTGTTACTCCTGTCAAAGACCAAGGCAAATGTGGTAAGAAAGGAGTAACATGTCAATCTTATGTTGTTTTACACTACTCTAGCATAATGACATAGAAAAGGGTAAAcaatatatgttcaaaatatTGTAGCTTATGGAAACTGACCTTTTGCCTGTTCTAGGAAGTTGCTGGGCATTTTCAACTGTGGTCGCAGTAGAGGGGATAAACCAAATCAAAACAAATGAGTTAGTATCTTTATCAGAACAAGAACTTGTCGACTGTGACACTAGTCAAAACCAAGGATGCAATGGAGGGTTGATGGACATGGCATTTGAGTTCATTAAGAAGAAGGGAGGCATCAATACTGAGGAGAACTATCCATACATGGCTGAAGGTGGCGAGTGTGATATTCAAAAGGTAAGATTCTGTTACATCTGTAGGGTGTCAGATCGAACCAGTCTTGTTTCTAATCCACGTGCGTGAATTTTTTGGAATTGGCAGAGGAATTCTCCTGTGGTATCAATTGACGGACATGAGGATGTTCCTCCTAATGATGAGGGTTCCCTACTTAAAGCAGTAGCCAACCAGCCTGTTTCTGTAGCTATACAAGCTTCAGGTTCTGACTTCCAGTTCTACTCTGAGGTAAATGATAGACCATTCATCTCAAGTTAAAAAGTTTTTACTAGTCATAAACATTTATGTACTGTAAATATGGCAGGGTGTATTCACTGGAGACTGTGGTACTGAGTTGGACCACGGGGTGGCAATTGTGGGCTATGGCACAACCCTTGACAGAACCAAATACTGGATTGTGAAGAACTCGTGGGGACCTGAATGGGGAGAAAAAGGATACATTAGGATGCAACGCGAAATTGATGCTGAGGAGGGGTTGTGTGGTATAGCAATGCAACCATCTTACCCCATCAAGACTTCATCAAGCAATCCTACAGGGTCTCCTGCAACGGCACCTAAGGATGAACTCTAAGTTACATATTATCCACTCAGCCTCATTTAGTGTCTATTTTAGTCTCTGTGCAAGTAATAGGCAACTACTCATAAGAATGTGTAACATAAGATGCATTTTGTTTCATGGTGTCACATTATAACGTTCTGTAAACTGCATTGGAATATGATTTAATGAACATTTCCTTTCCTGTAACACGCGTTCTTCAAAATAAACAGTTGGTATGTGCACAATTGGGCATATACTTGTTTAATCCAACAAGAGGACCAAAGGAATGGTATTACTATGCTTGATATTGCTTTCAGGCACAAACTTCCTCACTTAGGACTTCAACAAGTTAAGGCACTGGATAAGGAGATATAAAGATCAAGAGGACAATAATTTCCACTCAAAAGACAATACTTGTAAGAAAGATCAAGAACCATTGACATACCATTGGCATATTTATTTAAGAGTAGAAATAAGCAAAGACAAATGCCTAGCCAATTCTTTCATAAGTTCTTTGTGCTACAAAGAATAAGTCAACCGTAGCACCTTATTGGGTCATTGCAGCCCTTTGCAGCTGACTGCTTGGCACCTCTGCCACCACCCTTTTCTAAATATTGTTGGTGATACTCTTCAGCTCTATAAAATCTCTTTGCAGGAAGAATTTCTGTGACAATCTTCTTATCCGTAAATTCCTTCTGCTTAGCTTCCAATGATTCCCTTGCTAGTTGAGCCTGAGCATCGTTATAGTAGTATATTCCTGAGCGGTACTGATTCCCCACATCGTTACCCTAGCAACAGCCATCATCATGAGATCTATATATTGCTCTTTGTGAATGTTAAACTCTAGCTAGACGCAAAAACTCACTCAAGATTACAAAAACATAGTAACTGAAGCCAACTAAAAATAGACAGTGGGTCGAGGATACACGAAAACAACCAGCAATAACACCCCTGTGTGATAGATCCTAAGATAATCATGAGTGTTCAATAATTAAGTCTGCCATGAGGAAATCCTTTCGATAGCTGATGCCCAAGGAAATATAAAACAGAGGAAGAAGGAGGAAGAAACTTAACAATATTTTACTTCTATGTGATCACTACTTGTTTCTGCTAATTTCCCAGTAAAAACTTCCCTTACATCGTTAATAGAATCAGATGGAGTCCTAACTCCTAAGATGTTCTTGCCACATGAAGCTGCCAAGTTAGGTAATGCATTTTACTTATTCAAAAACTCTACGGGACAAAGAAAGAGTATAACCTTGGAGTGTAAATGGCGTGCCGTACGAAAATTGAAGCATCAGTTACAACAGCATGGGATAGAAACTTTTGCTTAACTTTATATAACTAATCCTTGTTTTTTCAATCAACAAAAGCTTCCCGAAACACAATATTATATAATGGTATGAGGATTCACTTGTTTTGATCTAAAAAAAGCAAATGATGATGATGAATTGACTATTTGATTTCTTATCTACGTTAGCAAAATGAATACATAAAACATAATGTACGGCGAAGCTGAGATTTAAATCTTATGAGTTCGGGATTGTACTGCTTTTAATTTAATGGGTTCTACATTAATAATTTGCGCATATTCAATAAATATTTTAGACAAATACAAGATTTGAACAAAAAAAGCTAGTGGGTTCGACGGAACCCGCATAGCACACTCTGGCTCCGCTCCGTCAGTCGTCAAACTAAATAACTAAGCACATAGTGAAATCAGATTCAGAGCGACAACTATATAACATTACAattgtgtacggtcaaaaccgattctcagtcataatggccggtcgagacaatgacgtttcaatcgaagggtatccACATGACAAGATCGGACGAATTCCGAAGTAGGGACGTCGAGCTTCGCGCTATAAACGAcaaaactcgatatcattatcgagcccgtgTTCGAATCGAACTACGGGGCAACACCGATCGATACGGGCCCCGAATATCGATGTCCCAAGGCAGAACcgagctcgaaccaagactgGGGGTTCGACCTAACACCGAGCTCGAACCAGTgccaagctcgcagacaagagccgttacaaccgcactgagggagagaatcttggcgagaatcaaggaagagacaaaccatcatgggtcctccactatatgcataattttattatgttgttatagataaagcagctatcctctactataaaaaggggGATAGACTGTAATAGAGGCAAGTTCTCCAAgataaattaagatttcattgtgtttgtttttctaattcatttcagtcTTCCCGTCCATTATTCCCATTTTATAGCAAAAATACCTGTATTGTCATTTTGTATCAAAGGGATtcgcatacccttagaaccatatccTTCGTAACCCCCGATGAtttcgatgccaccaaatcaacaattgaggaactggagcaaatcatattgatcgaacactggcccgaacgaaaggtatacctgggaacgggtttgagccccgaactcaggaagaaactcattcaatttcttatcaataacatcgactgttttgcctggtcccatttagatataacagggatcccgccggacataacaGCGCACCATATAAGCTTgaaccctaggttcagaccgatgaagcaaaaaagaaggccccagtccgaggaaaagcacgcattcataaaggacgaagtaaccaaacttctcaagatagggtccattcgggaggtaaaataccccgaatggttagccaatgtagttgtagtacctaaaaaaggaaacaaacttagaatgtgtgtggactataaggatttgaacaaagcatttcctaaagattcctttccactgcccaacatcgatcgcatgatcgatgccacggccggccacgagatcctcacctttctcgacgcctattccgggtataatcaaattcagatgaacccggacgaccgggaaaagacttcatttgtga
This DNA window, taken from Nicotiana tabacum cultivar K326 chromosome 4, ASM71507v2, whole genome shotgun sequence, encodes the following:
- the LOC107771813 gene encoding autophagy-related protein 16 encodes the protein MSYEEVAVGAIRDALKALRKRHLVEEGAHAPAFLALTRPLVLQGSEWKEKAENLEVELQQCYKAQARLSEQLVVEVAESRASKSLVQEKESIITDLQIELNQSRDECSRLTEILTEKTKALELLMGEHQDLKAQLEAMTLRANNAEAENKTLVDRWMLQKMQDAERLNEANALYEDMLDKVKATSIEKLARQQVDGVVRQSEDGADFYAESSLPSICKQRIPAHDGGCAAILFEYNSSKLISSGQDRAIKMWDTTSGSLSNSLYGSLGSVLDLSITHDNKLIIAASSSNNLYVWDANSGRIRHTLTGHIDKVCAVDVSKFSSRYVVSAAYDRTIKVWDLQKGYCTNTIIFHSNCNSLSFSMDGLTICSGHVDGSLRLWDIQTGKLLSEVAAHSQAITSVSVSRNGNVILTSGRDNVHNLFDIRTLEICGTFRANENRVASNWSRSCISPDDSYVAAGSVDGSVHIWSVSNARMVSTLKEHTAPVLCCSWSGLGKPLATSDKSGIICIWS
- the LOC107771814 gene encoding vignain-like precursor; this translates as MKKLLLLLFALALVLRLGESFDFHEKELETEEKLWELYERWRSHHTVSRSLDEKDKRFNVFKANVHYVHNFNKKDKPYKLKLNKFADMTNHEFRHHYAGSKIKHHRTFLGASRANGTFMYAHEDSVPPTVDWRKKGAVTPVKDQGKCGSCWAFSTVVAVEGINQIKTNELVSLSEQELVDCDTSQNQGCNGGLMDMAFEFIKKKGGINTEENYPYMAEGGECDIQKRNSPVVSIDGHEDVPPNDEGSLLKAVANQPVSVAIQASGSDFQFYSEGVFTGDCGTELDHGVAIVGYGTTLDRTKYWIVKNSWGPEWGEKGYIRMQREIDAEEGLCGIAMQPSYPIKTSSSNPTGSPATAPKDEL